The following DNA comes from Methanocella sp..
TGAGGAGCTTAATATTGTCGGCAAGGGTACCGATATAAGCGTTAAGTCGTTGTTCCGCCGGTATCGATTTAAGGTTCAATAGTGCTTTGATCTGCCTCAGGCATGCAAAGATCGCCACCACGTAGCCTTCCCCTTCGAGGAGCAGCGTCAGGTAATGGGGCAGCAGCCTGCCCAGCGGAAGCACGCCGGGTACTGGCACGACGAGCATTATCCCCCACATCAGGGCCCGGATGAAGCCCATGATAGGTGCCCAGATGGGCAGTATCAGCGAAGGTATCGTGATCTCCAGGATCGTTCCCATGAACATGTTGGTCACGAACGTCACAGCTGCGGCGTATAAGATGTCACCCGAGTGATATGCGCCTGAAATGCCGGACAAAGGTCCCGAGTTCAAGCCGGCGGTCGTCAGGCCCAGTAAGTAAGATTGCGCCTGTGGGAAGATGAGGGCGATGATCGCCCCGACGATGACCAGCCCGAAATAGTAGGCGTTCGTCAGCAGGAACAGCTTCCGGTCTTTGGAAAATATTTCCTTTATCTCGTTGAGCAGCCCCATACGGTATTTCTCCATATCTGTGCGGCACGGCCGATCGTTTATCTGATATATAGTCAACCCGTCACAATATAAGATATAGCTTCTAGCACATATTTTCAACTTAACTTATTCTTCACGGGTATTACTCCTGCGCTAGAAATGCTTATATAGTTTAAAATGTTATCTATTTTTAACATTAAGTTGTTTAATTATAACATTATGTGAACATTAAATAACACGGGAGAAATAGTGATGGAAGATAACGCCGCTGTCAGGCTCGGGATCATTAAGGCAAGCATGTACCTCGGGTACCTGGTCATGATCGGCCTGGGGCTGGCTATGGCCGTATTCGACTGGAGTGACGGGAACGCGTCGCTCGCCATACTATTCTGCGTAGCTATCTTCACCGGGAACTTCTTCGGGTTCCTGGGCATGGAGAAGCCCTCGAAGGATGAAAGGGCCCGGAAGATCGGCACCTACGCCGCCACGTATTCGTGGTATATCACGCTGATCGCCATGTGCTTCCTTATGATTTTTGACATAGCCTTCGGGATGCGCCTGAGCGTGGCACGGTTCTTCGGCATAGTGCTGCTCGTGATGGTGATGTCGATGATGGTCATAAACGCCTATAAACAATACAGGGGTGACGTCGAATGACAGACACTAATGCAATAGTAAAAAAGAAAGAAGACACATATGATTGGTATAAGTTTAGCATGTGGATTGGCTCCATCATACTGGCCATTAACGGCCTGGGGCTCCTTATCTGGGATAATCTCGACGATGTCTGGGCTGCCAGCCTCCTGCTGGGGCTGTCGGGGTTCCTGCCGTACTTCTTTACGTATATCGGCATGCAGAAGCCGGTAAAGGATGAGCGGGCGAGGAAGATCGGCACGGCGGCGTCCGCATACTCGTGGTATGTCACGCTCTGCGTCCTCTGCTTTACCGGAATACTGGGGTATTTCCTGCACCTGGACATTGGCATGGCCAGGCTGCTGGGGATAGCCATCCTGACGATGATCATATCGATGCTGGCATCAAGCGTGATACTGGGCAGAAAAGGTGACATCGAGTAGGTGAAAGACATGGAAGGAAACAATCAGACGAAGAAAGCAGAAAATACCAACACTGCGTGGCTATATAAATTAAGCATGTTCCTGGGTGCGGCGGCGCTTATTATCGATTCGCTGGTCATGGTGTGGACCGGCACGTTCGACGACTACATTTTCGTCGGCCTGCTGCTGGGCCTGATGTGCATGATCCTGTCGTTCTGGCAGTACATCGGCGCGAGCCCCGAGACACGGGACGAGCGGATGCTCCGGGTGAGCACCTACGCGATCACGCTTTCATGGTTCTGCACCGTCATGGCGATCGGCTTCGCGGCGATCCTGGCGTACAACATGCACGTCCAGTATAACGGCGTGCAGGCCATGGGCTTTGCACTGCTCGTGGGACTCGCGACCATGCTAGGCTGGCTCGCCTACTACAATAACAAGGGCGACCTGGACCTTCCCGATTGAGGCATAGCAATGAGATCTTCGACCCTCGAATATATATTATGGATAAGCTCGACAGTGGTGTTCGTATCGCTGCTCTGGGTGTTCTTCCTCAACCGCATCGGCCTGATATCGCTCGTGGCCTTTGTTATCGGCATCATCCTTGTCGTGGGCACGCTCTCCCGATATAACCAGTGCAACAGCCCTGAGGACGAGCGTATGCGGAAGGTGGCCGCATTCTCCATGATGAACTCGTGGGTGTCGGCCGTTAC
Coding sequences within:
- a CDS encoding DUF2178 domain-containing protein gives rise to the protein MEDNAAVRLGIIKASMYLGYLVMIGLGLAMAVFDWSDGNASLAILFCVAIFTGNFFGFLGMEKPSKDERARKIGTYAATYSWYITLIAMCFLMIFDIAFGMRLSVARFFGIVLLVMVMSMMVINAYKQYRGDVE